A window from Candidatus Cloacimonadota bacterium encodes these proteins:
- a CDS encoding DUF3368 domain-containing protein, giving the protein MQNSSKEKGIIISLQPVIDKLIKNGFYVDEKLYEFILEIAEKNVLNR; this is encoded by the coding sequence ATGCAGAACTCATCAAAAGAAAAAGGAATAATCATCTCCCTGCAACCTGTCATAGATAAACTGATAAAAAACGGATTTTATGTCGATGAAAAATTGTATGAGTTTATTTTGGAAATTGCTGAGAAGAATGTTTTAAATCGATAG